The Candidatus Liberimonas magnetica genome includes a window with the following:
- a CDS encoding RluA family pseudouridine synthase — protein sequence MEKIIYSGTPIPATETKERIDLYLSTKYKEYSRGYFQKLISSGNIKVNGRNIVPSYRLKNSDEIEFDFVSETRKLLEEDIPLNIIHEDKDILVVNKTGGLVVHPACGHKSGTLLNALFGHAKGRYSPQLVHRLDKDTSGAIVVAKNEKAKNSLVKQFQHRDVKKKYLVIVRGKIVEDKGRINAPLGRALGDRKRIVVGPEARKKSVTEFKVLKRTKNYTMLEVYPVTGRTHQIRSHLVYIGHPVLGDEFYGGPKSIEGIELGRQMLHSCYLSFTHPKTSKKVEYNAPMPEDMDKVWKKLK from the coding sequence ATGGAAAAAATAATATATAGTGGAACCCCTATTCCTGCCACTGAAACAAAAGAACGGATAGACCTCTATTTAAGCACTAAATATAAAGAATATTCAAGAGGGTATTTCCAGAAACTGATCTCAAGCGGCAATATTAAGGTGAACGGCAGGAATATAGTGCCGAGCTACCGGCTAAAAAACAGCGATGAGATAGAGTTTGATTTTGTTTCAGAAACCAGAAAATTATTGGAAGAAGATATTCCGTTAAACATAATCCATGAAGACAAGGATATCCTGGTAGTAAATAAGACTGGCGGGCTTGTCGTCCATCCTGCGTGCGGGCATAAAAGCGGGACTTTGCTCAATGCTTTGTTCGGACATGCAAAAGGCAGGTATTCTCCCCAGCTGGTACACCGCCTGGACAAGGATACTTCAGGAGCCATCGTCGTTGCAAAGAACGAGAAGGCAAAAAACAGCCTTGTAAAACAATTCCAGCACCGCGATGTAAAAAAGAAATACCTTGTGATAGTCAGAGGAAAGATAGTGGAAGATAAAGGCCGAATCAATGCACCGCTCGGCCGTGCCCTGGGCGACAGAAAAAGGATCGTTGTTGGCCCGGAAGCCAGGAAAAAATCGGTCACGGAATTTAAAGTATTAAAAAGAACAAAAAATTATACGATGCTTGAAGTATATCCCGTCACAGGAAGGACCCATCAGATAAGAAGCCACCTGGTCTATATAGGCCATCCTGTTTTGGGAGACGAGTTTTACGGCGGGCCAAAAAGCATTGAGGGTATTGAACTGGGCAGGCAGATGCTTCATTCCTGTTACCTGTCATTTACTCATCCAAAGACTTCCAAGAAAGTGGAGTACAATGCGCCTATGCCAGAAGATATGGATAAGGTGTGGAAGAAACTAAAGTAG
- the proC gene encoding pyrroline-5-carboxylate reductase — translation MPQNRINKKIAFLGAGNMAEALINGFVGSGLVLPKNITASDINKKRLTYIKKQFGVKTENNIRAVKTSEIIFIAVKPKDAGVLLGEIGRYLNKDKLMISIAAGITTKYIEGFIDKNVPVIRAMPNTPALVGKGAIAVAGGKYANRGDIDVAVKLFSSAGIAVKLNEKKLDAVTAVSGSGPAYVFYLSEAMEKAAVKLGLSSDIAKKLVHQTVLGAGKMLTSLSLDASVLRKNVTSPGGTTEAAINILEKRQFTQTVIEAIKQADKKAKELRKD, via the coding sequence ATGCCACAAAACCGTATAAACAAAAAGATAGCATTCCTCGGTGCAGGCAACATGGCGGAAGCTCTCATAAACGGGTTTGTAGGAAGCGGGCTGGTTTTACCGAAAAATATTACAGCAAGCGACATAAATAAAAAAAGATTGACGTATATCAAAAAGCAATTCGGTGTTAAGACAGAGAATAATATAAGAGCCGTAAAAACCTCAGAGATCATATTTATAGCCGTAAAACCCAAGGATGCAGGTGTTTTACTCGGCGAAATCGGAAGATATCTAAATAAAGACAAGCTTATGATATCTATAGCAGCAGGAATAACCACAAAATATATTGAAGGCTTTATTGATAAAAATGTTCCGGTAATAAGGGCCATGCCGAACACTCCTGCCCTTGTAGGAAAAGGAGCCATAGCTGTTGCAGGTGGGAAATATGCAAATAGAGGCGATATAGATGTTGCCGTTAAACTTTTTTCCAGTGCCGGCATAGCAGTAAAATTAAATGAAAAAAAACTTGATGCTGTAACCGCTGTTTCGGGTTCCGGGCCAGCTTATGTATTTTATCTGTCCGAAGCCATGGAAAAAGCTGCGGTTAAACTGGGGCTTAGCAGCGACATCGCAAAGAAACTGGTCCATCAGACCGTACTTGGAGCAGGCAAAATGCTCACAAGTCTTTCTCTTGACGCAAGCGTGCTTCGTAAAAATGTAACCTCTCCCGGAGGCACCACTGAGGCTGCGATCAATATCTTAGAAAAGAGACAATTCACGCAAACGGTAATAGAAGCTATAAAACAAGCTGATAAAAAGGCCAAAGAATTAAGAAAAGATTAA
- the lspA gene encoding signal peptidase II: MKKYINYILLIVLFDQVTKYLVRKNLFLGQAVPVTSFFQVSYYTNTGIAFGMFKGANTVFTVLTIIFFIVFVVYFKKYEHTFSKIQRVSFILILSGALGNLLDRLVHGSVIDFLEFHIKSHYWPAFNVSDSCVTIGGVLLFWSILTGSEIDIKKHEILNSKP; encoded by the coding sequence TTGAAAAAATATATAAACTATATCTTATTAATAGTCCTCTTTGACCAGGTAACGAAGTATCTAGTGCGTAAGAACCTGTTCCTAGGCCAGGCGGTACCTGTTACTTCATTTTTTCAGGTGAGCTACTATACAAATACAGGCATTGCCTTCGGGATGTTCAAAGGCGCCAATACAGTATTTACTGTTTTAACTATAATATTTTTCATAGTTTTTGTTGTTTATTTTAAAAAGTATGAACATACTTTCAGCAAGATCCAAAGAGTTTCATTCATCCTTATATTGTCCGGTGCCCTAGGCAACCTGCTAGACCGTCTGGTTCATGGGAGCGTAATAGATTTTCTTGAATTCCATATCAAATCCCATTACTGGCCTGCATTTAATGTTTCAGATTCATGCGTAACCATAGGCGGTGTGCTTCTTTTCTGGAGTATACTTACGGGCAGTGAAATAGACATAAAAAAGCACGAAATACTAAACTCTAAACCCTAA
- a CDS encoding YggS family pyridoxal phosphate-dependent enzyme — translation MINQNIDFVRKKIAVSCKKANKNHNDITIVAVTKTVPIELINETITAGIKDIGESKLQEALLKIDKLPANIKKHFIGHLQSNKAKKVVEFFDLIQSVDSLGLLEEIDKHAFKAGKVQECLFELKVSDETTKFGITKENLGLVLKNIEKLNNIKLCGLMAMAPYFEDPNDAKPYFKQAKEVFDNIKNHKGLDGFNILSMGMSHDFEAAIEEGSNMVRIGTAIFGERAIQNAK, via the coding sequence ATGATTAACCAGAATATCGATTTTGTCAGAAAAAAGATAGCAGTTTCTTGTAAAAAAGCCAACAAAAATCATAATGATATTACTATTGTTGCAGTAACCAAAACAGTTCCGATTGAGCTTATAAATGAGACTATAACGGCAGGTATAAAAGATATAGGCGAAAGTAAATTGCAGGAAGCTTTATTAAAGATAGATAAACTTCCAGCTAACATAAAAAAGCATTTTATAGGGCATTTACAAAGCAATAAAGCAAAAAAGGTAGTAGAATTTTTTGATCTAATACAGTCCGTAGATAGTTTAGGCCTGCTTGAAGAAATAGATAAACATGCTTTTAAGGCAGGCAAAGTTCAAGAATGCCTGTTTGAGCTTAAAGTATCTGATGAAACAACTAAATTCGGCATCACAAAAGAAAATTTAGGTCTAGTGTTAAAAAACATTGAAAAATTAAACAATATTAAGCTTTGCGGGCTTATGGCTATGGCCCCGTATTTTGAAGATCCAAATGATGCAAAGCCGTATTTTAAACAAGCAAAAGAAGTTTTTGATAACATTAAGAACCATAAGGGGCTTGACGGTTTTAATATTTTATCCATGGGAATGTCGCACGATTTTGAGGCTGCCATAGAAGAAGGCTCAAATATGGTAAGGATCGGAACGGCGATATTCGGAGAAAGGGCAATTCAAAATGCAAAGTGA
- the ileS gene encoding isoleucine--tRNA ligase gives MDFSKTVNLPKTDFPMKANLPQREPAMVKKWEEQGLYKKINDKNKNNEKFILHDGPPYANGNIHLGTALNKILKDIIVKYKSMKGFYSPYTPGWDCHGLPIEQALMKELKVDKHKVEKLSFRKSAADFAKKFIDIQRSEFKRLGVLADWYKPYLTLDPKYEGVIVRVFKDLVKEGYIYRQKKPVYWCPTCETALADAEVEYADHTSHSVYVKFKIKVIPDTLKGKIDNDTSVLIWTTTPWTLPANVALAFQPDARYFLAEIEGKNGDISKVIAAEKRIAEVQNLVHKEGKYKPIANFQGSDFEKIICENPLLERESVGVLADYVTLEDGTGVVHIAPGHGQEDYQVGLKYKLPIISPVNDRGLFTDEAGEFKGNHVFKANDVIVQTLKNKNALLFEAKITHSYPHCWRCKKPIIFRATEQWFLSVEYKNLRARMFEAIKKVRWIPDYGQNRINGMIESRPDWCLSRQRLWGVPIPVIYCTKCNKPLLDEKIMNRAVELISKHGSDTWYEKTVKEILDGIDVKCECGSSEFKKEEDILDVWFDSGVSSEAVLSSGVFEGLSFPADMYLEGSDQHRGWFQTSLIPAVALKQSAPYKTVLTHGFVVDGEGKKMSKSVGNVILPQELFQKYGADIIRLWVSASDYREDIRISQEIIKGLSDSYRKIRNTLKFLLGNLCDFSMKDKVPYEKLREIDQYALNKLNDTAEAVTKAYDNYEFHIAAVNLNVFCSVFLSSFYLDTLKDTMYCDGTDSQARRSAQTALYEICSSLIRLLSPILSFTSEEAWQELRKINSGLEESVFLSEFTKGNVFQPLSEERVKKWEQLMVIREKAMIEFENLRKDKQIGSNLEAHIKIAGLGTGIDKEILCQVLGTWDIEIPDDKAPGEMKITAEKSKNQKCERCWRFTPDTKKDDIYEGVVCGRCVKVLKETKLAV, from the coding sequence ATGGATTTTTCAAAAACCGTTAATTTACCCAAAACCGATTTTCCCATGAAAGCCAACCTGCCGCAGCGCGAGCCGGCTATGGTAAAAAAATGGGAGGAACAGGGCTTGTATAAAAAGATAAACGATAAAAATAAAAACAATGAAAAGTTCATTCTTCATGACGGCCCCCCCTATGCAAACGGCAATATACACCTTGGCACGGCGTTGAACAAAATATTAAAAGATATAATAGTAAAATACAAATCCATGAAGGGTTTTTATTCTCCTTACACTCCGGGCTGGGACTGCCACGGGCTTCCTATTGAACAGGCTCTAATGAAAGAATTAAAAGTAGACAAACACAAGGTTGAGAAGCTGTCTTTCAGGAAATCCGCCGCGGATTTTGCAAAAAAATTCATTGATATCCAGCGCAGCGAGTTTAAACGCCTGGGAGTACTTGCAGACTGGTACAAGCCGTATCTCACGTTAGACCCGAAATATGAAGGAGTCATAGTCAGAGTCTTTAAGGACCTGGTTAAAGAAGGCTACATTTACAGGCAGAAAAAACCGGTTTACTGGTGCCCGACCTGCGAGACCGCCCTGGCTGACGCCGAAGTTGAGTATGCAGACCATACATCCCACTCCGTCTATGTTAAATTTAAAATAAAAGTAATACCGGACACGCTAAAAGGCAAGATTGATAATGATACATCGGTATTAATTTGGACCACTACTCCTTGGACTCTGCCTGCAAACGTTGCTTTGGCCTTTCAGCCAGATGCAAGATATTTTCTTGCAGAGATAGAAGGAAAAAATGGTGATATAAGTAAAGTAATAGCAGCAGAAAAAAGAATAGCTGAAGTGCAAAATTTAGTTCATAAAGAAGGAAAATATAAACCTATAGCAAATTTTCAGGGCAGCGATTTTGAAAAAATTATATGTGAGAATCCTCTTCTTGAAAGAGAATCTGTTGGTGTGTTAGCAGACTATGTAACTTTGGAAGACGGAACAGGCGTAGTTCATATAGCTCCGGGCCACGGCCAGGAAGATTATCAGGTAGGACTCAAATACAAGCTCCCGATAATTTCTCCGGTAAATGACAGGGGTCTATTCACAGATGAAGCTGGCGAGTTTAAAGGAAACCATGTTTTTAAAGCTAATGATGTTATCGTCCAAACTCTTAAGAATAAAAATGCTTTGTTGTTCGAAGCTAAAATAACCCACTCTTACCCGCATTGCTGGAGATGCAAAAAGCCTATAATATTTCGCGCTACCGAGCAATGGTTCTTAAGTGTTGAATATAAAAACCTCCGCGCCAGAATGTTTGAAGCCATTAAAAAAGTAAGATGGATACCTGATTACGGCCAGAACCGGATAAACGGGATGATAGAGTCACGGCCCGACTGGTGCCTCTCCCGCCAGCGTTTGTGGGGCGTGCCTATACCGGTTATTTACTGTACAAAATGCAACAAACCGCTTTTGGATGAAAAAATTATGAACCGCGCAGTTGAACTTATTTCCAAACACGGTTCCGATACCTGGTATGAAAAGACGGTTAAGGAAATCCTTGACGGAATAGATGTAAAATGCGAGTGCGGAAGTTCCGAGTTTAAAAAAGAAGAAGATATCCTTGATGTCTGGTTTGATTCGGGAGTTTCAAGCGAGGCAGTGCTGTCAAGCGGGGTTTTTGAAGGGCTTTCCTTTCCTGCTGACATGTATCTTGAAGGTTCAGACCAGCACCGCGGGTGGTTTCAAACCTCATTAATACCTGCTGTAGCCTTAAAACAGAGCGCACCGTACAAGACAGTCCTTACCCACGGCTTTGTTGTTGACGGTGAAGGTAAAAAGATGTCAAAATCCGTTGGCAACGTAATCCTGCCCCAGGAGTTGTTCCAGAAATACGGAGCCGACATAATTCGCTTATGGGTTTCTGCCAGCGATTACCGCGAAGACATAAGGATATCCCAGGAAATAATAAAGGGCTTGAGCGATTCATACAGGAAAATAAGAAATACTTTAAAGTTCCTCCTGGGCAACCTCTGCGATTTTTCGATGAAAGATAAAGTCCCTTATGAAAAACTGAGGGAAATAGACCAATATGCTTTAAATAAACTTAATGATACGGCCGAAGCCGTTACAAAGGCTTATGATAATTATGAATTTCATATTGCGGCGGTTAATCTCAATGTTTTTTGCTCGGTATTTTTAAGCAGTTTTTACCTTGATACATTAAAAGATACGATGTATTGTGACGGGACAGATAGCCAGGCACGCAGAAGCGCTCAAACCGCGCTGTACGAGATATGTTCATCTTTGATACGCCTCCTTTCGCCGATCCTTTCTTTTACTTCCGAAGAAGCCTGGCAGGAACTTAGAAAAATTAATTCCGGGCTTGAAGAATCTGTTTTCCTTTCAGAATTTACTAAAGGTAATGTTTTTCAGCCATTGAGTGAAGAACGGGTAAAAAAATGGGAACAACTTATGGTCATCCGGGAAAAAGCGATGATCGAATTTGAAAACTTGCGAAAGGACAAGCAGATAGGCTCAAATCTCGAAGCGCATATAAAAATAGCAGGTTTAGGTACAGGTATAGATAAAGAAATTCTTTGCCAGGTCCTGGGCACCTGGGATATAGAAATACCGGATGATAAAGCTCCTGGCGAGATGAAAATAACCGCAGAAAAGTCAAAGAACCAAAAATGCGAAAGATGTTGGAGATTTACGCCCGATACAAAAAAAGACGATATCTATGAGGGTGTTGTTTGTGGCCGTTGTGTAAAAGTCTTGAAAGAAACAAAATTGGCAGTTTAG
- the lgt gene encoding prolipoprotein diacylglyceryl transferase encodes MFPILLKIGPITIRTYGLLVAIGFFAALQYILIKAKTIGLHEDEILDIVLYTIVAGLIGGRLLYVMLNWSYYANNFLQIFQLWEGGLVFYGGFFLSIIVILAYAGYHKDFNLWGFSDIAAPAIAIGHFFGRLGCFFAGCCYGLPTDLPWACTFTNLNALAPLNIALHPTQVYEALGNLLIFLTLNWLLRFKHLSGQIFAVYLFLYGILRFHVEFLRGDDRGGFLFNLSPSQLISILMVLTGVYITVLRRKYGKNNI; translated from the coding sequence ATGTTCCCAATATTATTGAAGATCGGGCCGATAACGATACGAACTTACGGGCTTTTAGTAGCTATAGGTTTTTTTGCGGCATTACAATATATTTTGATCAAAGCCAAAACTATCGGCCTGCATGAAGACGAAATACTTGACATTGTTTTATATACAATAGTAGCGGGGCTCATAGGCGGCAGGCTTTTATATGTTATGCTTAACTGGTCGTATTACGCAAATAATTTCCTGCAGATATTCCAGCTGTGGGAAGGCGGGCTTGTTTTCTACGGCGGATTTTTCTTAAGCATAATAGTAATTTTGGCCTATGCCGGGTACCATAAAGATTTTAATTTGTGGGGTTTCAGCGATATCGCCGCACCAGCGATAGCTATAGGACACTTTTTCGGAAGGCTCGGTTGTTTTTTTGCAGGGTGCTGCTACGGGCTTCCGACAGACCTCCCCTGGGCCTGCACTTTCACGAACCTCAATGCCCTGGCGCCTTTAAATATAGCGCTTCATCCGACTCAAGTTTATGAAGCTTTGGGGAACCTCCTCATATTCCTGACCTTAAACTGGCTGCTAAGGTTCAAACATTTAAGCGGACAGATATTTGCGGTCTATCTTTTTTTGTATGGCATCTTGCGGTTCCATGTGGAGTTCTTGCGCGGCGATGACAGGGGCGGGTTCTTGTTTAACTTATCGCCGAGCCAGCTTATTTCTATACTCATGGTATTGACGGGTGTTTACATAACGGTCCTTAGAAGAAAATATGGAAAAAATAATATATAG
- a CDS encoding BrnT family toxin: MNNNILESIEGFEWDKFNIEKILQKHKVIISECEEVFLNDHILGKDVRHSLVEDRYYLFGSSNNERLLTVIFTIRGKRIRVISARKMSKKERLSYHEKIKRTTKIQD; this comes from the coding sequence ATGAATAATAACATTTTAGAATCCATTGAAGGTTTTGAGTGGGATAAATTTAATATAGAAAAAATTCTTCAAAAACACAAAGTAATCATTAGTGAGTGTGAAGAAGTGTTTTTAAATGACCATATACTTGGGAAAGATGTTAGGCATTCTTTAGTTGAGGACAGGTATTATTTGTTCGGTTCATCAAACAATGAAAGGCTGCTGACAGTTATATTCACCATAAGAGGCAAAAGAATCAGAGTTATTTCGGCAAGGAAGATGAGTAAAAAAGAGAGGTTAAGCTACCATGAAAAAATTAAAAGAACTACCAAAATTCAAGACTGA
- a CDS encoding BrnA antitoxin family protein, with amino-acid sequence MKKLKELPKFKTEKEEADFWDTHDVTDYIDMSQAKRVIFPNLKPSSTAVPVRFPNSLLNSIKMIANRRHVPYQSLIKIFLAERVNRELHKAKA; translated from the coding sequence ATGAAAAAATTAAAAGAACTACCAAAATTCAAGACTGAGAAAGAAGAGGCGGATTTTTGGGATACCCACGATGTTACTGACTACATTGATATGTCTCAGGCAAAGAGAGTAATTTTCCCGAACTTGAAGCCTTCTTCAACGGCGGTCCCGGTGAGGTTCCCGAATTCCCTGCTTAACAGTATTAAGATGATAGCCAACAGGCGGCATGTCCCCTATCAGTCATTGATAAAGATATTTTTGGCTGAGAGAGTCAACAGAGAACTTCATAAGGCAAAGGCATAA
- the gmk gene encoding guanylate kinase, translating into MPKGHIFVLSAPSGAGKTTLYKGIIKEIPKLKYSISHTTRPKRAGETNGRDYFFASVEKFKKLIKKKEFIEWAKVHDNYYGTSHSFIQKTINSGFDVVLDIDVQGALQMKKAYPGAVLIFIMAPSFKELKKRLVLRKKDSREVIKRRLCNAKKEVRYIKKYDYLIINDKVSQALRDLYSIITSRHLKVSGSVIKRFD; encoded by the coding sequence ATGCCAAAAGGCCATATTTTTGTTTTATCGGCTCCGTCAGGTGCCGGAAAGACTACACTTTATAAAGGAATAATTAAGGAAATCCCTAAGCTTAAGTATTCCATTTCTCATACAACACGGCCAAAAAGAGCCGGTGAAACAAACGGCAGGGATTATTTTTTTGCTTCAGTAGAAAAGTTTAAAAAATTGATCAAGAAAAAAGAGTTCATTGAATGGGCGAAAGTCCACGATAATTATTACGGGACGTCACATTCGTTCATACAAAAAACAATAAACTCCGGTTTTGATGTGGTTTTAGATATCGACGTTCAAGGCGCCTTGCAGATGAAAAAGGCATATCCGGGTGCGGTCTTGATCTTCATTATGGCGCCTTCTTTTAAGGAACTAAAAAAACGCCTTGTCTTGAGAAAAAAAGATTCTCGGGAAGTTATCAAGAGAAGGCTGTGTAATGCAAAAAAAGAGGTGCGGTATATAAAGAAATATGATTATCTAATAATTAATGATAAAGTTTCGCAGGCTTTAAGGGATTTATATTCGATCATAACTTCCCGCCACTTAAAGGTGTCAGGCAGCGTAATAAAAAGGTTTGATTAA
- the mtnA gene encoding S-methyl-5-thioribose-1-phosphate isomerase, with amino-acid sequence MIKTLYWKNGSTYILDQRLLPDKVRYIKCRTHLAVAKTIKEMAIRGAPAIGVAAAFGMALAANERKFNSLKSAKIFLVKAKHTLAKTRPTAVNLFWALDRMEKLVLEFNGSCPGLAKLSKEEALRIYTEDININKNIGRNGARLIKRNSRILTHCNAGALATAGYGTALGVIRSAFKKNKVKLVFVDETRPYLQGARLTAWELKEEKIPYVLITDNMAGYFMKKGDIDAVIVGADRIAKNGDTANKIGTYSLSVLAKHHDIPFYIAAPLSTIDFKTRDGSKINIEERPSKEVLNINKLSIAPKGAVARHPAFDVTPANYITAIITEKGVFKANELKKLA; translated from the coding sequence ATGATCAAAACACTATATTGGAAAAATGGCAGTACATATATTCTTGACCAGAGGCTCTTACCGGACAAAGTCAGATATATTAAATGCCGTACCCATCTTGCTGTTGCAAAAACCATCAAAGAAATGGCGATAAGGGGCGCTCCTGCTATAGGTGTTGCAGCGGCGTTCGGCATGGCTTTGGCGGCAAACGAAAGAAAGTTCAATTCTTTAAAATCAGCAAAGATATTTTTAGTAAAAGCAAAACACACACTTGCCAAAACCAGGCCTACGGCTGTTAACCTTTTCTGGGCGCTTGACAGGATGGAAAAACTTGTCTTAGAATTCAATGGTTCCTGTCCGGGCCTTGCAAAGCTGTCCAAAGAAGAAGCTTTAAGAATATATACGGAAGATATAAACATAAACAAAAATATTGGGCGCAACGGCGCAAGGCTGATAAAAAGGAATTCGAGGATACTCACTCATTGTAATGCAGGGGCCTTAGCTACAGCGGGTTACGGTACAGCCCTTGGCGTTATACGCTCAGCTTTTAAGAAGAACAAAGTTAAACTGGTTTTTGTGGACGAAACAAGGCCATACCTTCAGGGAGCACGGCTTACGGCCTGGGAATTGAAAGAGGAAAAGATACCCTATGTTTTAATAACAGACAATATGGCAGGATATTTTATGAAAAAAGGGGATATTGATGCGGTAATAGTAGGAGCTGACAGGATAGCAAAAAATGGAGATACCGCAAACAAAATAGGCACCTATTCTCTTTCGGTCCTAGCAAAGCATCACGATATACCTTTCTATATAGCGGCGCCGCTTTCAACTATAGACTTTAAGACAAGAGACGGGAGCAAAATAAATATTGAAGAAAGGCCTTCTAAAGAAGTCTTGAATATTAATAAACTTTCTATAGCTCCTAAGGGGGCAGTTGCCCGTCATCCCGCATTTGATGTTACTCCCGCAAATTATATCACTGCTATCATAACAGAAAAAGGTGTCTTTAAGGCAAATGAACTAAAAAAATTAGCCTAG
- a CDS encoding DUF167 domain-containing protein has protein sequence MMIKVRVIPNASRNEVVGRIGSILRVKVTAPAVEGKANEELCYFLGEFFDVKRSHVFLRKGERGREKTIEICGRTEEELDEVLETIP, from the coding sequence ATGATGATTAAAGTAAGAGTGATCCCAAATGCAAGCAGGAATGAAGTGGTCGGCAGAATAGGTTCTATCCTGCGAGTTAAGGTAACCGCTCCTGCAGTAGAAGGCAAGGCAAATGAAGAGCTGTGCTATTTTTTAGGAGAGTTTTTTGATGTAAAACGTTCCCATGTTTTCTTACGCAAAGGCGAAAGGGGCCGCGAAAAAACAATTGAAATCTGTGGAAGGACAGAAGAAGAGTTAGATGAGGTTTTAGAAACAATACCTTAA